The DNA region ATTCTTCCATTTTTTTAAGTATAAGTTTATCCTTATCTATTCGTTTTTATTTTTGTTTATATAATCAATTATTTCTTGTGTAACATCAAGCCTTGTGTCTGAAAATATAAGTTCGTTCTTGTCAAAAATCATAGCATAACCTTGTTCTTTCCCGTAGTTGGAAAGTTTCACCTTTAAATCCTCTATCAATTTATCGATTATCTGCCTTCTATCACTGTCTATTTTTAGGTTAAACCCTTGAATATTTTCGGTTATTTGCGTTTTTAGTACTTCAACTTCTTTGCTTAAATTTTCCCTCTCTTTTTCGGAAAGAATCCCCGAATCCATCCGTTTTTCAAGTTCAATAATTTTATTTCTATCCGCATCGATTTTTTCCTGCAATTCACTCCCTGCTTTTTTTAGTCGTTCGTCTTCTATCTTCGTCTGAGAATAAGAATGATAAATCGTCAAAAAATCAGCAAAACCCACTTTATTTTCTGCGTCTACTTGCGTAGAATTTTCTTCGTTTAAGACAAGAGGTTTTTCCTGGCTGAATACCGCAATCGATACTGAAAAAAATATCAACAACACTATCGCAGAAAGTAAGAATTTCGCCTGTCTGCTTTGACGCAACATTACGCTAAGCAATAGAGTTTGGTTGCCAGTCACACATCGATAAGCTAACTTTGATTTTATAAAAGGAAAAATTTTATTTCTAATGCCCATCCTTAGTTGCCTCCTTTGTTTAATTAAGCAGAGAGTTAGAAAGAATAACCCATTGAAAAATGGAGCCTGCCTTTATTTTTTTCTATGCCATAACCATAATCTAAGTTAACGGGTCCTATAGGAGTTTGCATTCTTAAACCAACACCAACGCCTGGGACGAGATCATTAAAATTCATCCCGCCAGGTTCTTCCCATGTATTTCCGATGTCGTAAAACAATGCGCCTCGTATTGTTTGTTTCCAGATTGGGAAAGTGTATTCTGCATTGGCTATCAGAAAAGATTTCCCCCCAATTGGGTTATCATCTTCGTCTTGAGGTCCTATGCTTCTTTCAGGATATCCCCTTATCGTGTCACTGCCACCAAGAAAGAAACGTTCATTTATTGGAACATTATCCGAATCTGCAAATTCTTTGGCTATACCGGCTCTTAAACGAAAAGATATTACATGCTCGAGCTCTTCTTTTTGAATGACAGGGAAAAACCAGGTGGCATCTCCTGCATTTTTGGTAAAGTTTCTGTCTCCCCCCAAGAAACCGCCCGCATATTCAGTTGATATGCTACCCAAAAAACCTCGAGTCGGAATAAAGACACTATCTCTGGTATCTTTAATAAGATCAACTGTCAGGCTGGAAGTGGTGAATTTGCCCTCTTCGTCCTTTATAGCATCGCTAGCATCTGAAGAGACATCAGAAATCTCGACTCCTTCATGTTTATAAGTCGTATGCAACCTAACATAATCGGTAAGTTTTTTGCCCACTCTTATGTTCCCGCCATGATTTCTTTGGTCATAAACAGGCCATCTGCGCATTTTGTCATAAAGGTCAAAACCCACAGACAAAGGATAGCCTAAGAAATATGGCTCAGTGAAACTCAACAGATATTCTTCCGACAGTGAGCCGAATTTGGCCTTAACTCTGATCTTCTGTCCACCCCCTGTAAAGTAAGGCGGATTTCCCATATCAAAATTATTCTGCTCAAGTTGAACAAATCCGACAAGGTCTTCAATACTGGAATAGCCTAATCCAAAACTAAGCGCGCCTGTTTTT from bacterium includes:
- the bamA gene encoding outer membrane protein assembly factor BamA yields the protein RTTYHINEGPKIYVRLIKIAGNTKTKDNVIRRELTIKPGEAFDGKQIKRSREKLFNLGYFSDVKAYTEATDKPELRDLVFEVEETKTGALSFGLGYSSIEDLVGFVQLEQNNFDMGNPPYFTGGGQKIRVKAKFGSLSEEYLLSFTEPYFLGYPLSVGFDLYDKMRRWPVYDQRNHGGNIRVGKKLTDYVRLHTTYKHEGVEISDVSSDASDAIKDEEGKFTTSSLTVDLIKDTRDSVFIPTRGFLGSISTEYAGGFLGGDRNFTKNAGDATWFFPVIQKEELEHVISFRLRAGIAKEFADSDNVPINERFFLGGSDTIRGYPERSIGPQDEDDNPIGGKSFLIANAEYTFPIWKQTIRGALFYDIGNTWEEPGGMNFNDLVPGVGVGLRMQTPIGPVNLDYGYGIEKNKGRLHFSMGYSF
- a CDS encoding OmpH family outer membrane protein, coding for MGIRNKIFPFIKSKLAYRCVTGNQTLLLSVMLRQSRQAKFLLSAIVLLIFFSVSIAVFSQEKPLVLNEENSTQVDAENKVGFADFLTIYHSYSQTKIEDERLKKAGSELQEKIDADRNKIIELEKRMDSGILSEKERENLSKEVEVLKTQITENIQGFNLKIDSDRRQIIDKLIEDLKVKLSNYGKEQGYAMIFDKNELIFSDTRLDVTQEIIDYINKNKNE